In a genomic window of Zingiber officinale cultivar Zhangliang chromosome 9B, Zo_v1.1, whole genome shotgun sequence:
- the LOC122025422 gene encoding ACT domain-containing protein ACR8-like codes for MEHQDEYQKLVSMMSSPRVEIDNTVSSTATVVSVNNARNSVKLLDTVRVLTDLNLSIQKGYISFDGCWFLDVFHVTDERGHKILDPVLLSHIEHSIVVGEISSTEEGATGLMALELTGVDRPGLLSEVCGVLRDLKCNVVEAKMWTHNARIACLVFVNDHHSGLIPTALADRHPCILTRLRKVLSGSAAKATVVSSSPTLAHSDRRLHQLMFRDRCDEEASSSSSSSQSKLSVSVQRLAEHGYSVVNVQCPDRPKLLFDVVCTLTDMDYVVFHGKFGVDADRAFQEFYIRRMDGSMLSSETERQRVIHCVQAAIERRASEGVVRLALRMPDRRGLLAEVTRVFRENGLMIRSVEIATKNGEANDEFCVTDISGRLPDSGTVNAVIDLIGEGHLIKLTEQSRS; via the exons ATGGAACATCAGGATGAGTATCAGAAGCTCGTTTCCATGATGAGTAGCCCAAG GGTGGAGATAGACAATACGGTGTCGTCGACGGCGACAGTGGTGAGTGTGAACAATGCCCGGAATAGCGTCAAGCTGCTGGATACCGTGCGAGTCCTTACCGACCTCAACCTGAGCATCCAGAAGGGGTATATCAGCTTCGATGGCTGCTGGTTCCTGGACGTCTTCCACGTCACCGACGAGCGCGGGCACAAGATCCTCGACCCCGTCCTTCTCTCCCACATCGAACACTCCATAGTCGTCGGTGAAATATCATCGACCGAGGAAGGAGCAACGGGCCTCATGGCATTGGAACTCACCGGCGTCGACCGCCCGGGCCTACTCTCGGAGGTCTGCGGCGTGCTCCGGGACCTCAAGTGCAACGTGGTGGAGGCCAAGATGTGGACCCACAACGCCAGGATTGCTTGCCTCGTCTTCGTCAACGACCACCATTCTGGATTAATCCCCACAGCATTAGCGGATCGCCACCCCTGCATCCTGACCCGACTCCGCAAAGTGCTATCAGGCAGCGCCGCCAAGGCAACCGTCGTCTCTTCATCCCCCACCCTGGCCCATTCCGACCGCCGCCTCCACCAGCTCATGTTCCGAGACCGCTGCGACGAAGAAGCATCGTCGTCGTCCTCTTCCTCGCAGTCGAAGCTGTCGGTGTCTGTCCAAAGGTTGGCAGAACACGGGTACTCAGTGGTCAATGTGCAGTGCCCCGACCGCCCCAAGCTCCTGTTCGACGTCGTGTGCACGCTCACCGATATGGATTACGTCGTCTTCCACGGCAAATTCGGAGTCGACGCAGATCGAGCCTTTCAG GAATTCTACATAAGGCGCATGGATGGCAGCATGCTCAGCTCCGAAACAGAACGGCAGCGAGTGATCCACTGTGTGCAAGCTGCCATCGAGCGCAGAGCATCTGAG GGAGTGGTGAGGCTAGCATTGAGAATGCCGGACAGGCGGGGATTGCTCGCGGAAGTAACCCGCGTCTTCCGCGAGAATGGGCTCATGATACGGAGTGTAGAGATCGCGACGAAGAACGGGGAGGCCAATGACGAGTTCTGCGTCACTGACATCAGCGGCCGCCTCCCGGACAGTGGCACCGTCAATGCAGTCATCGACCTGATCGGCGAGGGGCATCTGATCAAATTGACCGAGCAGAGCCGCAGCTAG